The Deinococcus roseus region CCTGGGCCAGGGCCTTGCGGCGGCCATCGGGGTCCACGGCAGGAATGGTGCCGTTGCCAGGCAGGGCCATCCCCAGGGCCTCACACAGGCAGTTCATGCTGTTGGCGGTGAACATGCCCGAACAGCTTCCGCAGGTGGGGCAGGCCTGTTCCTCGTACTCGGTGAGTTCTGCCTCGGTCATGCGTCCTGCCTTGACCGAACCCACCGCTTCAAACACGCTTGCAAGGTCAATGCGTTTGCCTGCTTTGGTGAGGCCGCGCATCATGGGACCCCCTGAAATGAAGATGGTGGGGATGTCACAGCGCATGGCGCCCATCAGCATGCCCGGAACGATCTTGTCGCAGTTGGGGATGCAAATCATGGCATCAAACTGGTGGGCTTGCACCACGGTTTCCACGGCATCGGCAATCAGTTCACGGCTGGGCAGCGAGTACTTCATGCCGCTGTGACCCATGGCGATCCCGTCGTCCACACCGATGGTGTTGAACTCGAAGGGAATGCCGCCTGCTGCACGCACGGCCTCTTTGACCACCTGGGCAAATTCGTGCAGGTGCACGTGTCCGGGAATGATGTCGATGTAAGAGTTGCAGATGGCGATGAACGGCTTGTCGAAATCGCTGTCCTTGTGGATGACCCCGGTGGCACGCAGAAGGCTGCGGTGGGGGGCACGTTCAAAACCGGATTTGATGGTGTTGCTGCGCATGGTCAGACCTCTCCTTGTAAGTGTATATTTTACGCTTTGCGGTTTTCTGAATTGTGCTTTTGACCTAGAGAGGTACAGGAGATGCGGGGGCAGAAGGCAAAGCTGCCGAGGGCTGAGGGCCGAGAGCCGAGGGCAAAAACATTGGGCTGATCCTGTAGGGGCGAGGCGTGCCTCGCCCAAAGGAAACCCTCTCAGACCATCCCTTCATGCCCCTCAAAACACCCGAACGTAATGCTCCACCGTTGGAAACGGATCATAGAAATGGTGCAGGAGTTTGCGCCATTCCTGATATTCCGGGCTCCCCCTGAATCCCACCGTGTGGTCTTCCAGGGTTTCCCAGCGGACCAGCAGGATGTACTGGTTTTCTTTCTCCAGGCATTTCTGAAGCTCGTGTTCCAGGTAACCTTTCATGCTGGAGATGATCTTCTGGGCTTCCTCAAAGGCGTTTTCAAAAGCTTCTTGTTGACCGGGAATCACATTCAGCACTGCAACTTCAAGAACCATGCTTTGCCCTTTCCTGCCTTTGTTCTGAAAAGAGCGCGGAATTATCCGCGCTCTGCTGACTGCTGATGGCTGACCGCTCTTACAGGCTTTCGGCAGCGTCGGTGGCGATTTTGGTTTTGCCCATGCCAGCCACGATCTGGTTGATCACCCGGATCCAGGCCCGTGCTGAGGCTTCCACCACGTCGGTGGCCACGCCCTGTCCGGTGATGTGCATGTTCTGGTAACGCGCGGTGATGGAGACCTCGCCCAGCGCTTCAGAACCGCGTGTCACAGCCTGGATGCGGTAGGTGTCCAGCTCTGGGGTGATCTGGGTGATCTGGCTGATGGCCGTGAAAGCGGCGGCCACAGGGCCGTCTCCGTGGGCGGTGGCTTCCACGCTGCCTTCGGGGGTGTTCAGGCGGATGAAGGCCACCGGGGTGATGTTGAGGCCCGAGGTGATCTGGAAGCCTTCCAGGGTGAAGGTCTGGGGCACGTCGGTGCGGGAGTCCACCAGGGCACGCAGGTCATCGGCGTAGATCTGGCCTTTGCGGTCTGCGAGGTCCTTGAAGCGGGCAAAGAGGCCATTGATCTTGTCTTCAGAGAATTCGTACCCGAGGTCGGAGAGGGCTTTTCTGAAGGCGGCGCGTCCAGAGTGCTTGCCCATCACCATCACGGCAGCTTCGCGGCCGACGAGTTCGGCGTTCATGATCTCGTAGGTGTCTTTGTGCTTGAGCACCCCGTCCTGGTGAATGCCAGATTCGTGGGCAAAAGCGTTGTCTCCGACAATGGCCTTGTTGGGCTGCACGGGCATTCCGGTGAGGCGGGACACCAGACGGGAAGCGCGGTAGAGTTCGCGGGTGTTGATGCGGGTCTCGGCGTGGTACCAGTCTTTGCGGGTGTGGATCGCCATCACCACTTCTTCCAGAGAGGTGTTGCCTGCCCGTTCCCCGATGCCGTTGATGGTGCACTCGATCTGGGTGGCTCCGTTTTCCACGGCGGCAAGGCTGAGGGCGGTGGCCATTCCGAGGTCGTCGTGGCAGTGGGTGGAGATGGCGACGTTGCGTCCTGCAACCACATCGTCATGAATGGTGCGGATGATGCGTCCGTACTCGTTGGGGGCACCGTAACCCACAGTGTCAGGGATGTTGATGGTGGTTGCGCCTGCTTCAATGGCAGCGGCGTAAAGCTGGTACACGAATTCGGGATCTGCGCGCATCACGTCCTGGGCGCTGAATTCCACATCATCGGTGAACTGCAGGGCAAACTGGATCATCTCTCTGCTGAGGTCCAGAATCTGCTCGGGGGTCTTTTTGAGCATTTTTTCAAGGTGAATTTTGCTGGCAGAGGTGAACACGTGAATGCGGCGCTTCTCTGCGGGTTCCAGGGCCATGGCGGCGCGTTCAATGTCGGCTTTGTTGAGGCGGGCCAGCGAGCAGATCACGGGGCCGTGCACTTCCTGGGCAATGCGCTGGATGCACTCGAAGTCGCCGGGAGAGGCAATGGCAAATCCAGCTTCGATGATGTCCACACCGAGGCGGGAAAGCTGGTGGGCAATTTCAAGTTTCTGTGCGTGGTTGAGGGCCACGCCGGGAGATTGTTCGCCGTCACGGAGGGTGGTGTCAAAAATCTTGATGTGTCTCATGGCTGTTCTCCTTAAGAAGGTGTGGGAAACGAAAACCCCCGAGGGCCATTGATGGGCTGCCTCGGGGGTCGGGGTTTTATGGGTACGCGAAAACCTGCGCTACACTCCCGCCGAGTCAGCGATCAATGGTAGTAGGCTTCCGAAGTTCTGCATTAAAGCCATGGTAACCATCTGCTGGCCTCTGGTCAAGCTTTACGGTTGGGGCGGTTCAGCGGTTTGTATATATCGGGAGGGCTTCATTCATTTTTGCAAAACCCTCCCCCTCCACCCATAAGAATGCCTATTTGCAAAATGGAATCAAAGTTTTATGCTCAATTCATAAGGAGTTGCCATGTCCACAGAAGAGGTTTTTTCCCAGATTTATGACCGCCTGAAGCGCATACTGCAGAAGTACGAGGGGCCACTGGGTCCACACCACAGCCCCAGTTTTTCCCTGGACCGGGACAGTTATGGCCTCAGGGATCCCCACAATCCCGCTTCGGTGGGGTTTTTTGGTTCTGTGGTGGTGCAGGGCAAGCATGTGGGCTTTTACCTGATGCCCATTTATCTGGAACCGCAGCTTTTAAAAGACATCAGTCCGGCCCTCAGAAAATGCCTGAAGGGCAAGAGCTGTTTCAACTTCAAAACCTACAATGAGACGCTGTTTGAGGAGCTTGAACGCCTGACTGAAGTGGGGTTTGCCTATTATGAGGCGTTTCATCTGGTGGTGCCCGAAACCCAGCCCTGAGCGGGCCTTTTCTGGATTTTGATGTCAAGCTTGCTTGACAAAAAGTAGGGTGTGCTTTACTCTGAATGTCAAGGAAGCTTGACTTGATGAAGTCACAGCTTTCCATGCCATTGTTCCCAAAAAACCCACCTGAAGCACCACACAGCATGACCGTCGGTCTGCTGCAGAGGGTTTGTTTTGCCTCAAGGAGAAAAGCCATGAAAAAGTCACCACACCCCAGAAGAAAAAACCGTTTCACTGCTGGACATTTTGCGGCCATCGTGGGCATCGTCACTGCTGTGGCTGTGTCCTCCAGCAATGGAAAAGCTGCAGCCTGGACAGAAACCCCTTGCAATTTTGGAGCAGAATTGCCTGCTGCTGTGGGCCACACCCTGAGCTGCGGCACCATCGAAGTTCCTGCCAAACACAGTGAGCCCCAGGGCAAAAAGTACCAGCTGCACTTTGCCCTCTACAAATCCACCTCTGAACACCGCAAAGCAGACCCCATCATCGTGCTGAATGGAGGTCCTGGCCAGAAAACCGCCAGCATTGCGCCTCTGGCCAATTACCTGGTGGCGGCCATTGCCCCAGAACGCGATCTGGTCCTTTTTGATCAGCGGGGAGTGGGCGCTTTCCAGCCCAGTCTGGATTGCCCTCAGGCCATGGACAGACTGCGTGGCATGGCCCTGAACACCATCCATGAACAGACCGAGACCATGATCAAAGAATTGAACGTCTGTTTTGACGACCTCGAAAAACAGGGGGTGGACCTCGGGACCTTCAACACCGTGGAAAGCGCAGACGATGTGGCAGATCTGGCCCGTGCCCTCTCTGATGAAAAAGTGAACCTGTACGGGGTGTCTTACGGTTCCAGGCTGGCCCAGGAAGTGATGCGCCGCCACCCCGAAGTCCTGCGCTCGGTGCTGCTGGACGCTGTGGTCAGCACCGATGTGAATTACATGCAAAACCGGGAAGGCACGGTGGATGCTGCCTTCAGAAAGAGCCTGAGCCGCTGTGCCCAGGACGAGGCCTGCAATGCTGTGTTCCCCAACCTGCTGGAGCGCATTGAGCAACTGGCAGACCGCCTCGACCAGAACCCCATCAAGGTGCAGGTGCCTGACATGGCCACAGGAAGCATGAAAGAGGTGGCGGTCACTTCAGAAATTCTGGGCGGTGGCCTGATGATTGGCCTGTATTCCACCCAGCTGGTTCCAGTCCTGCCTGCTCTGATTGATGACCTGGACAGAGGCAACACCGAGAGCCTGTCCATGCTGGTGCAGAGCGTGCAGATGCTGACGGGCACCAGCAGCCTGGGCATGCAGGTATCCTTCGCCTGCAATGACCTGATCTCTTACGCCAGACCCGAAGACCTGCAGACCGAACACCCCCTCAAACTGGTGAGGGCCTCTTTCGGGGATGTTCTGAATGCCTACAGCGAGATCTGCGCAGCCCGCACATGGAACCCCATCCCTGCCGAAACCCGCCAGGTGGTGAAGAGTGATGTGCCCACCCTGCTGTTCTCTGGTGAACTGGACCCCGTGACCCCTCCCCACTATGCCCAGCAGGTTTTGACTGGCCTGAGCCATGCACAGTTGATCCAATTCCCTGCAGGTGCCCACGGAGAAGTGAGCATGATGCCCGGAGGGTGTGCCGATGGTCTGGTGGTGGACTTCTTCAACGATCCTTCCAGCAAGCTGGAGGCAAGTTGTGCCAGTGTTCTCCAGCCCTATGTGCTGAAACTTTAAAAGCAATGTTCTAAAAATTGAAGTTCTGGCAGTGCAGGAGGTGAATGTTTTGCCGCTTGCACTGTTTTTGTTTTTCTGGAGCCCACTGACCCCCAGAGAGTAACGGGAATTGCAGTTTTGGGACGTTTGTCGCGTGGATTCTCACTGGGCGGTCCTTTAGAATTTGACTATAAGTGAACAAAAGTGACCATTCGGTCACTTTTGCCTTGAGGAGCCCCATGGCAACCACCACAAACACCACCCTGAAAAAAAGCCCCCTGACAAACAGCAGGTTCCTGAAAGCCCTGCGCCGGGAAGCCGTCGATGCCACCCCCGTCTGGTTCATGCGCCAGGCGGGCCGTTACATGCCCGAGTACCGTGCCCTGAGGGCCAGAACCACCATGCTGGGGGCCATTCAGGATCCCGACATCG contains the following coding sequences:
- a CDS encoding alpha/beta hydrolase, coding for MKKSPHPRRKNRFTAGHFAAIVGIVTAVAVSSSNGKAAAWTETPCNFGAELPAAVGHTLSCGTIEVPAKHSEPQGKKYQLHFALYKSTSEHRKADPIIVLNGGPGQKTASIAPLANYLVAAIAPERDLVLFDQRGVGAFQPSLDCPQAMDRLRGMALNTIHEQTETMIKELNVCFDDLEKQGVDLGTFNTVESADDVADLARALSDEKVNLYGVSYGSRLAQEVMRRHPEVLRSVLLDAVVSTDVNYMQNREGTVDAAFRKSLSRCAQDEACNAVFPNLLERIEQLADRLDQNPIKVQVPDMATGSMKEVAVTSEILGGGLMIGLYSTQLVPVLPALIDDLDRGNTESLSMLVQSVQMLTGTSSLGMQVSFACNDLISYARPEDLQTEHPLKLVRASFGDVLNAYSEICAARTWNPIPAETRQVVKSDVPTLLFSGELDPVTPPHYAQQVLTGLSHAQLIQFPAGAHGEVSMMPGGCADGLVVDFFNDPSSKLEASCASVLQPYVLKL
- a CDS encoding 2-isopropylmalate synthase — translated: MRHIKIFDTTLRDGEQSPGVALNHAQKLEIAHQLSRLGVDIIEAGFAIASPGDFECIQRIAQEVHGPVICSLARLNKADIERAAMALEPAEKRRIHVFTSASKIHLEKMLKKTPEQILDLSREMIQFALQFTDDVEFSAQDVMRADPEFVYQLYAAAIEAGATTINIPDTVGYGAPNEYGRIIRTIHDDVVAGRNVAISTHCHDDLGMATALSLAAVENGATQIECTINGIGERAGNTSLEEVVMAIHTRKDWYHAETRINTRELYRASRLVSRLTGMPVQPNKAIVGDNAFAHESGIHQDGVLKHKDTYEIMNAELVGREAAVMVMGKHSGRAAFRKALSDLGYEFSEDKINGLFARFKDLADRKGQIYADDLRALVDSRTDVPQTFTLEGFQITSGLNITPVAFIRLNTPEGSVEATAHGDGPVAAAFTAISQITQITPELDTYRIQAVTRGSEALGEVSITARYQNMHITGQGVATDVVEASARAWIRVINQIVAGMGKTKIATDAAESL
- a CDS encoding antibiotic biosynthesis monooxygenase family protein codes for the protein MVLEVAVLNVIPGQQEAFENAFEEAQKIISSMKGYLEHELQKCLEKENQYILLVRWETLEDHTVGFRGSPEYQEWRKLLHHFYDPFPTVEHYVRVF